Proteins from a single region of Neodiprion virginianus isolate iyNeoVirg1 chromosome 4, iyNeoVirg1.1, whole genome shotgun sequence:
- the LOC124303839 gene encoding protein FAM50 homolog has protein sequence MAHYKGAASEAGRAMQLMKKREIAQQEIELRKKKIEDDLKIDNIENKFATHYDAVEQQLKTSTIGLVTLNEMKAKQENIVKERERKLAQKEREKEQEKERALAAKQAEKNKQKRQIQALSFDLNEDEDGEEGSGAESDAKSETSVASNQSKGIDDKSAMPLPKKIKKNPDVDTSFLPDREREEEENRLREELRQEWATKQNVLKEEEIEITFSYWDGSGHRRSVVMKKGNSIYQLLQRCLEVLRREFSELKTVMADQLMYVKEDLILPHHYTFYDFIVTKARGKSGPLFTFDVHDDVRMMHDASVETEESHAGKVLLRSWYERNKHIFPASRWEPYDPTKSYDKYTVSDKNKKKDKV, from the exons ATGGCGCATTACAAGGGAGCGGCCAGCGAGGCTGGTCGAGCGATGCAGCTAATGAAGAAGCGAGAGATTGCACAACAGGAGATAGAAttgcggaaaaaaaagatagaagaTGATCTGAAGATCGATAACATAGAGAATAAATTTGCCACTCATTACGACGCCGTAGAGCAGCAATTAAAAACGTCAACAATCGGTCTGGTGACATTGAACGAGATGAAGGCTAAACAGGAGAATATAGTGAAAGAACGCGAGAGAAAATTGGCACAAAAAGAAAGGGAGAAGGAGCAGGAAAAGGAGCGAGCACTGGCAGCTAAGCAGGCGGAAAAGAATAAGCAGAAAAGGCAAATTCAGGCTTTGTCGTTTGACCTAAACGAGGACGAAGATGGAGAAGAGGGATCCGGGGCTGAGTCTGACGCTAAATCCGAGACGTCGGTCGCCTCAAATCAGTCCAAGGGTATTGACGATAAATCGGCAATGCCTCTGCCTAAGAAGATTAAGAAAAATCCTGACGTTGACACGAGTTTTTTGCCGGACAGAGAAagggaagaggaggaaaacAGACTGAGAGAAGAACTGCGCCAGGAATGGGCAACCAAACAAAATGTGCTCAAGGAAGAGGAGATCGAAATTACTTTCAGCTATTGGGATGGTTCTGGGCACAGAAGGAGCGTTGTAATGAAGAAAG GTAACTCGATTTATCAGCTGCTTCAACGATGCCTAGAAGTTTTGAGAAGAGAATTTAGCGAGTTAAAGACAGTCATGGCTGACCAGCTGATGTACGTCAAAGAAGATTTGATTTTACCCCACCATTACACATTCTACGATTTTATAGTGACTAAG GCTAGAGGGAAAAGTGGTCCTCTGTTCACATTCGACGTTCATGACGACGTTAGAATGATGCACGACGCCTCAGTTGAGACGGAAGAATCTCACGctggaaaagttttattgAG atCGTGGTATGAGAGAAATAAGCACATTTTCCCAGCCAGCAGATGGGAACCGTACGATCCGACGAAAAGTTACGACAAATATACAGtttcagataaaaataaaaagaaagacaaaGTCTGA
- the LOC124303841 gene encoding mitochondrial inner membrane protease ATP23 homolog: MNRVFSSINDSSTSAKEPEFSQSTQSNSSPNNDNWGYDLYPERKGAKYKPTWTRRIMGLEGREELDKMKCERNVYSCVVKHPVIKLMMASLKSNGCPFDIRRHISCEVCDHAVTGGYDPITNQIVVCQNTAPTENQVGGVMSHEMIHMFDWCVNDLDFKNLDHLACTEIRAANLTHCSFMSAWFEGSASPFNVRQTHGECVKIKAMTSVMAARNVTKEEATAAIDRVFPKCYADLEPIGRRIRRNSEDMERAYAEGPMYGYGT, encoded by the exons ATGAATCGAGTTTTCTCTTCGA TCAACGACTCGTCGACATCGGCCAAAGAACCTGAGTTCAGCCAGTCAACGCAAAGCAATTCCTCACCAAATAACGACAATTGGGGCTACGATTTGTACCCTGAAAGAAAAGGGGCGAAGTACAAGCCTACATGGACTCGTCGAATTATGGGATTAGAAGGGAGGGAAGAGCTCGATAAAATGAAATGCGAACGAAATGTTTACTCCTGCGTCGTTAAgc ATCCCGTGATCAAACTAATGATGGCTAGCCTCAAAAGCAATGGATG cccCTTCGATATCAGAAGACACATTTCTTGTGAAGTGTGTGATCACGCTGTAACCGGAGGATACGATCCAATAACAAATCAG ATAGTTGTATGCCAAAACACAGCACCAACGGAAAATCAAGTCGGCGGAGTTATGTCTCATGAGATGATACACATGTTCGACTGGTGTGTAAATGACCTAGACTTCAAAAACCTGGATCACCTTGCCTGCACGGAAATTAGAGCCGCAAACCTTACGCATTGTAGTTTTATGAGTGCTTGGTTCGAAGGCTCCGCCTCACCATTCAACGTACGCCAAACCCACGGA GAATGTGTCAAGATCAAGGCGATGACTTCGGTGATGGCGGCAAGAAACGTAACCAAGGAAGAAGCCACAGCGGCGATAGATCGTGTATTTCCTAAATGCTACGCAGACCTGGAACCAATCGGTAGACGGATAAGACGAAACTCTGAGGATATGGAAAGGGCTTATGCAGAAGGGCCGATGTACGGATACGGGACATGA